In Deltaproteobacteria bacterium, one DNA window encodes the following:
- a CDS encoding HEAT repeat domain-containing protein has protein sequence MTNDIKLAQRVINQYANDLEGLTEQDCRRMGIEKEKCRALREALGPTAGGVITAKEVTDLNDAGFSPDFVHALAGDDGLKALLHRVAWLNSYAVKKNFFGKSAKVRGVIIQELGEIGTPARSAVPKLIEDRKDKDGHVRVAAVVALGKLADAGADPDEAARIVSALFSGSLIWSPNMVPAICDSLFLIAQTMGPQEVQNSIVPQLDKDLRRNESWL, from the coding sequence ATGACAAACGACATCAAACTGGCCCAGAGAGTGATTAATCAGTACGCCAACGATCTTGAGGGGCTTACCGAACAGGACTGCCGGCGCATGGGCATTGAAAAGGAAAAATGCCGGGCCTTGCGGGAGGCCCTGGGACCTACCGCCGGTGGAGTTATCACCGCAAAGGAAGTAACGGATCTCAACGACGCCGGTTTTTCGCCGGACTTTGTCCACGCGCTTGCGGGAGATGACGGCCTTAAAGCCCTTCTGCATCGCGTTGCCTGGCTCAACAGCTACGCGGTCAAAAAAAACTTTTTCGGGAAAAGCGCCAAAGTCCGTGGGGTCATCATCCAGGAACTGGGTGAAATCGGGACGCCGGCCCGAAGCGCCGTGCCCAAACTGATTGAGGACCGGAAGGACAAGGATGGGCATGTCCGGGTTGCCGCCGTTGTCGCCCTGGGAAAGCTCGCGGACGCCGGGGCGGACCCCGATGAGGCCGCCAGGATTGTCTCCGCCCTCTTCTCCGGCTCGCTGATCTGGTCCCCCAACATGGTCCCGGCGATCTGCGACTCTCTTTTCCTGATTGCACAAACGATGGGGCCACAAGAAGTCCAAAACTCGATTGTCCCCCAATTGGACAAGGACTTAAGAAGAAACGAGTCGTGGCT